The Elusimicrobia bacterium HGW-Elusimicrobia-1 genome window below encodes:
- the hrcA gene encoding heat-inducible transcription repressor HrcA codes for MRKADVVKTKNRKNKILHAAVHHYIKTGAPASSKVLVGDYGVDCSSATVRNILAELEEDGYLAQPHTSAGRVPTDKGYRAYVDMLEGARRVALDEASRLRKAYDNRAAELEEVIVNTSRVLTSLSHYSGFVSLPAKDRTRIKDVELITVPGGKTLFVFVTDTGLVRHRLFGFEISRAAAGYINAYLRERLVGGTLDDAQSAVSNIQGDLAGSPADFRDIGRLLSSAFDYQENLHIEGVANIMALPEFRDLNIADFLGESSLEAGHRPGPLARVIRDNMTALDVKVIIGAETRCKGFECASAVIRSYSRDERPVGVLGILGPKRMEYSKMMSIVDNVSKMLEKALKDI; via the coding sequence ATGAGAAAGGCAGACGTAGTAAAAACTAAAAACAGAAAAAACAAAATACTCCACGCCGCTGTGCATCATTACATAAAGACCGGCGCGCCCGCGAGTTCCAAGGTATTGGTCGGAGATTACGGCGTGGATTGTTCCTCGGCCACCGTCAGAAATATCCTTGCGGAATTGGAGGAAGACGGTTATCTGGCGCAGCCGCACACTTCGGCGGGCCGCGTGCCTACGGATAAAGGTTACCGCGCGTATGTGGATATGCTCGAAGGCGCGCGGCGTGTCGCGCTCGACGAGGCCTCAAGATTAAGAAAGGCGTACGACAACAGAGCGGCGGAACTCGAGGAAGTCATAGTAAACACTTCGCGGGTGCTTACTTCGCTGTCTCATTATTCCGGATTCGTGTCGTTGCCCGCCAAAGACAGGACGCGCATAAAGGACGTGGAGCTTATAACGGTTCCCGGGGGCAAGACGCTTTTTGTTTTTGTGACGGATACGGGACTTGTGAGACACCGCCTTTTCGGTTTTGAAATTTCGCGCGCGGCGGCGGGCTACATAAACGCTTATCTGCGCGAGCGGCTGGTCGGCGGCACGCTTGACGACGCTCAGAGCGCCGTATCCAATATTCAGGGCGATTTGGCCGGCAGTCCGGCGGACTTTCGGGATATAGGCCGTCTTCTGTCGTCGGCTTTTGATTATCAGGAGAATCTTCACATAGAGGGTGTGGCCAATATAATGGCTTTGCCCGAGTTCAGGGATTTGAACATCGCCGATTTTCTGGGCGAGTCCTCGCTCGAAGCGGGACACCGCCCCGGACCTCTTGCCCGTGTCATACGTGATAATATGACCGCGCTCGACGTGAAAGTCATAATCGGCGCGGAGACCCGCTGCAAGGGTTTTGAGTGCGCCAGCGCGGTTATAAGGTCGTATAGCCGCGATGAGCGCCCCGTCGGAGTGCTGGGTATTCTCGGGCCGAAGCGGATGGAATATTCAAAGATGATGTCCATAGTGGACAACGTATCAAAAATGCTTGAAAAGGCGCTTAAAGATATATGA
- the grpE gene encoding nucleotide exchange factor GrpE, giving the protein MTKKENESVDCKKTVPEPVSGSDAPAASPVDPNKAATQGGADYYEQLLRLRADFENYRKRVEREKAAQRAWAKEEILVKQISLLDIMTQALTAAKNTRDIEGVLVGLEMIIKEFEKMLAEEGVTAVAADGSFNPAVHEAVETLEDASLPDGGIKEVMSKGYMMGERLIRPARVKIVKNKTQDKEIPLNPPFAKGEKDESVL; this is encoded by the coding sequence ATGACGAAAAAAGAAAACGAATCCGTGGATTGCAAGAAAACCGTTCCGGAACCGGTCTCCGGAAGCGATGCGCCGGCCGCTTCGCCGGTCGATCCAAATAAGGCCGCGACTCAGGGCGGCGCGGATTATTACGAGCAGTTATTGCGGCTGCGCGCGGATTTTGAAAATTATCGCAAACGTGTCGAACGCGAAAAAGCCGCCCAGCGGGCTTGGGCTAAGGAGGAGATACTTGTTAAGCAGATATCTCTTCTTGACATAATGACGCAGGCGCTTACGGCCGCGAAAAACACCCGCGATATCGAGGGTGTGCTTGTTGGTCTTGAGATGATAATAAAGGAGTTTGAAAAGATGCTCGCCGAGGAGGGTGTTACGGCGGTTGCCGCCGACGGCAGTTTTAATCCGGCGGTTCACGAGGCCGTAGAGACGCTGGAAGATGCGTCGTTGCCCGACGGCGGCATAAAAGAAGTTATGAGCAAAGGTTATATGATGGGCGAGCGGCTTATCCGTCCCGCCCGCGTAAAAATTGTAAAAAATAAAACACAGGATAAAGAAATCCCCCTGAATCCCCCTTTTGCAAAGGGGGAAAAAGACGAATCTGTTCTATAG
- a CDS encoding molecular chaperone DnaK, protein MSRIIGIDLGTSNSAASAMEGGKAVIIPSAEGTSIGGKAFPSYVALTKDGQVLIGEPARRQAVSNPEGTFTAFKRKMGTDFKYKAHGKDFTPQQLSAFILQKIKSDAEAFLGQKIDKAVITVPAYFNDNQRQATKDAGTIAGLEVVRLVNEPTAASLSYGIDKAGADQIILVFDLGGGTLDVTIMEMSKDGTFNVLATSGDTQLGGTDMDNALIDHIAGEFKKESGIDLRNDKMAMQRLKEAAEKAKIELSNILETDINLPFITADASGPKHLTMKISRAILEKLVHPIVARCAASIAGAIEDAKGAPGSHVKSVSDISRIILVGGPTRMPMVQKFVEEQAGKKVERGVDPMECVAMGAAIQGAVLTGDVKDILLLDVTPLTLGIETLGGVRTPLIERNTTVPVKKSETFSTAADSQMSVEVHVLQGERPMASDNVSLGRFMLDGIPPAPRGAPQIEVTFDIDASGILHVTAKDKGTGKEQSIKIEASSKLSKDEVEKYVKEASQYSDADKKKKEEIEAKNELDTVIYGTEKALKDHGDKLSQDERLGIERAVSEAKESAKLSDVEKIKKAKDALVKESYKIAEIAYKQSQAKGGAAGQGGPSAAGGAEGAAPGGEGNNNSNNNNVVDAEIVDEDKGGGPESK, encoded by the coding sequence ATGTCAAGAATAATAGGTATAGATCTGGGAACTTCAAACTCCGCCGCTTCGGCGATGGAGGGCGGCAAGGCGGTTATAATTCCGTCGGCCGAAGGCACATCTATTGGCGGCAAGGCGTTTCCGTCCTACGTGGCGTTGACCAAAGACGGTCAGGTGCTTATAGGCGAGCCGGCCCGCCGTCAGGCGGTGTCGAATCCCGAGGGAACTTTTACGGCGTTCAAGAGAAAAATGGGCACGGACTTCAAATATAAGGCGCACGGCAAGGATTTCACGCCGCAGCAGTTGTCGGCCTTTATACTTCAAAAAATAAAGTCCGACGCCGAGGCGTTTCTGGGTCAGAAAATCGATAAAGCGGTCATTACGGTGCCCGCTTATTTCAACGACAATCAGCGTCAGGCGACCAAAGACGCCGGAACCATCGCGGGACTTGAAGTTGTCCGTTTGGTTAACGAGCCGACGGCGGCATCGCTTTCCTACGGAATCGACAAGGCCGGCGCCGACCAGATAATTCTGGTGTTCGATTTGGGCGGCGGAACGCTCGACGTCACGATAATGGAAATGAGCAAGGACGGCACTTTCAATGTTCTTGCCACTTCGGGAGACACCCAGTTGGGCGGAACCGATATGGACAACGCGCTGATAGACCATATCGCCGGAGAGTTCAAGAAAGAAAGCGGCATAGATTTAAGAAACGACAAAATGGCGATGCAGCGTCTCAAAGAAGCCGCCGAGAAAGCCAAAATAGAGCTTTCAAACATTCTTGAGACCGACATCAACCTGCCGTTTATTACGGCCGACGCTTCGGGACCTAAGCATTTGACGATGAAAATATCCCGCGCAATTTTAGAGAAGCTCGTGCATCCCATAGTCGCGCGCTGCGCCGCTTCGATAGCGGGCGCGATAGAGGATGCCAAGGGAGCTCCCGGCTCGCACGTGAAATCCGTTTCGGACATAAGCCGCATAATTCTTGTGGGCGGACCCACGAGAATGCCGATGGTGCAGAAATTTGTGGAGGAACAGGCCGGTAAAAAAGTCGAACGCGGCGTAGATCCAATGGAGTGCGTCGCAATGGGCGCGGCCATTCAGGGCGCGGTTCTTACGGGCGACGTCAAGGATATTCTTCTTCTGGACGTTACGCCTCTTACCCTGGGCATAGAAACCCTGGGCGGAGTGCGCACGCCTCTTATAGAGCGAAACACGACCGTTCCCGTAAAAAAGTCGGAGACGTTTTCGACCGCGGCCGATTCGCAGATGTCCGTGGAAGTTCACGTGCTTCAGGGAGAGCGTCCTATGGCCTCCGACAATGTTTCGCTCGGCAGATTTATGCTCGACGGAATACCGCCGGCTCCGCGCGGGGCTCCTCAGATAGAAGTGACGTTCGACATAGACGCATCGGGCATACTCCACGTAACGGCCAAGGACAAAGGCACGGGCAAAGAACAGTCGATAAAAATCGAGGCGTCGTCCAAGCTTTCCAAGGACGAAGTCGAAAAATACGTCAAGGAAGCGTCTCAGTATTCCGACGCCGACAAAAAGAAAAAAGAGGAAATCGAGGCCAAGAACGAACTCGACACTGTGATATACGGCACGGAAAAGGCGCTCAAGGATCACGGCGACAAACTTTCGCAGGACGAGCGGCTGGGTATCGAGCGCGCCGTGTCGGAGGCGAAGGAATCCGCGAAACTTTCGGATGTCGAAAAGATCAAAAAAGCCAAGGACGCTCTCGTCAAAGAATCGTACAAAATCGCCGAAATCGCCTATAAGCAGTCGCAGGCCAAAGGCGGCGCGGCGGGACAGGGCGGGCCTTCGGCCGCGGGCGGCGCGGAAGGCGCCGCGCCAGGCGGCGAGGGCAATAATAACAGCAACAACAATAATGTCGTGGACGCTGAAATCGTCGACGAGGACAAGGGCGGCGGCCCGGAATCCAAATAA
- the dnaJ gene encoding molecular chaperone DnaJ: MPKDLYEILGVKKTASLDEIKQAYRSLAIKFHPDKNPGDKSAEEKFKEINAAYEVLADAKKRDLYDRMGPAAFTGGGAAGQGGGYARYADGVDFGDISDLFGDVFDIFGAQAAGGRSFRYKRQRAERGVDIRIGIELALRDALSAVEKHLEVPRMEPCAACRGTGAKGGAAPRTCRDCGGRGQVVSSRGFFTYASPCPECGGKGTVIDEPCTSCRGTGLERRLHKITVKVPAGVADGTVLKIAGSGEVSSAGYPGDLYISIRLRKDPQFDRQGDDVIFETHLHYHQFVFGADIEVPTLEGTATVKVPPSTTPGTILKLKDHGIPHLGRRGRGDQLVKLKLKMPQNMSERQKLYLRQYAQSLAE, encoded by the coding sequence ATGCCCAAGGACCTCTACGAAATTCTCGGCGTAAAAAAGACCGCTTCGCTTGACGAGATAAAGCAGGCCTACCGGTCTCTGGCCATAAAGTTTCATCCGGACAAAAATCCGGGAGACAAGAGCGCCGAGGAAAAGTTCAAGGAAATCAACGCGGCGTACGAGGTTCTGGCCGACGCTAAAAAGCGAGACCTCTACGACAGGATGGGGCCCGCCGCGTTTACCGGCGGCGGAGCAGCCGGCCAGGGCGGCGGCTATGCCCGCTACGCCGATGGCGTTGACTTCGGCGATATTTCCGATTTGTTCGGTGATGTCTTTGACATTTTTGGCGCGCAGGCCGCCGGCGGCCGGTCGTTCCGCTATAAACGGCAACGTGCCGAACGCGGCGTAGACATCCGCATCGGCATAGAACTTGCCCTGCGCGACGCGCTGTCCGCCGTCGAGAAACACCTCGAAGTTCCGCGCATGGAACCCTGCGCCGCGTGCCGCGGCACGGGCGCCAAAGGAGGCGCGGCGCCGCGCACCTGCCGCGATTGCGGAGGCCGAGGACAAGTCGTATCAAGCAGAGGATTTTTTACATACGCCTCGCCTTGCCCCGAATGCGGCGGCAAAGGCACGGTTATCGACGAGCCGTGTACTTCGTGCCGCGGCACGGGACTTGAGCGAAGATTGCACAAAATCACCGTAAAAGTTCCCGCCGGAGTGGCCGACGGCACCGTGCTTAAAATCGCCGGCTCCGGCGAAGTTTCGTCGGCCGGATACCCGGGCGACCTCTACATAAGCATTCGCCTTCGCAAAGATCCGCAGTTTGACCGGCAGGGCGACGACGTTATTTTTGAAACCCACCTTCACTACCACCAGTTCGTCTTCGGGGCCGACATAGAAGTGCCCACTTTGGAAGGCACGGCCACCGTCAAGGTTCCGCCGTCGACGACTCCGGGGACTATTCTTAAACTCAAAGACCACGGCATACCGCATCTGGGACGACGGGGCCGCGGCGACCAACTCGTCAAATTGAAACTCAAAATGCCCCAAAATATGAGCGAACGCCAGAAGCTTTATCTGAGACAATACGCGCAGTCGCTGGCGGAATAA
- a CDS encoding tRNA (N(6)-L-threonylcarbamoyladenosine(37)-C(2))-methylthiotransferase MtaB, whose protein sequence is MKIHFYTFGCKVNQYDTQSLKDKLEAEGHTSSETIADADAVIINSCTVTAEADRQCRQIVRRMLRESGSARIIINGCYSRRAREELTEIFKDAPRVRVASSSGEILEMLRPQYKKPGVPSGDVKPYLPEFSAAPLKNFLEKSRAYVKIQDGCDQFCSYCIVPTVRPALSSRPSREVLAEISSLTANGYPEIVLCGVRLGRYAPAAGYTLENLIAELLSLRDDFRIRLSSIEINEITPGLIRLMKEKPLRICPHLHIPLQSGSDAVLKKMNRPYTAAEYENKISSIKKEFSDAGVTLTITTDVIVGFPSESDEDFKSTRSLCERVEFSKLHIFPYSERPGTAASKMTLRRDAAYLRALDTRKKNLFELTARLEKTARAASEREAHRAIALGRGWVLTEDYQYYKTDTPAPDGIFDFEPPRIP, encoded by the coding sequence ATGAAAATTCATTTCTACACCTTCGGCTGCAAAGTAAATCAGTACGACACCCAGTCGCTGAAAGATAAACTCGAAGCCGAAGGCCACACTTCTTCCGAGACCATCGCCGATGCCGACGCCGTGATAATCAACTCCTGCACCGTCACCGCCGAAGCCGACAGACAGTGCCGACAAATCGTGCGCAGAATGCTCAGGGAATCCGGCAGCGCCCGGATAATAATAAATGGCTGTTACTCCCGTCGAGCCCGCGAAGAACTCACGGAAATATTCAAGGATGCCCCGCGCGTTCGCGTTGCGTCGTCCTCCGGCGAAATACTCGAAATGCTTCGCCCGCAATATAAAAAACCCGGCGTCCCGTCGGGCGACGTCAAACCTTACCTGCCCGAATTTTCGGCCGCGCCCCTCAAAAACTTCCTTGAAAAATCCAGGGCGTACGTTAAAATTCAGGACGGCTGCGACCAATTCTGCTCATACTGCATCGTGCCGACCGTCCGCCCCGCGCTGTCGAGCCGTCCCTCGCGCGAAGTCCTTGCCGAAATCAGTTCTCTGACGGCAAACGGATACCCCGAAATCGTGCTGTGCGGCGTGCGTCTCGGCCGCTACGCTCCCGCCGCCGGATACACGCTCGAAAATCTCATCGCCGAACTTCTGTCGTTGCGCGACGATTTCCGCATCCGGCTCTCGTCGATAGAAATAAACGAAATAACCCCCGGCCTTATCCGCCTGATGAAAGAAAAACCCTTGAGAATTTGTCCACATCTGCATATCCCGCTTCAATCCGGCTCCGACGCCGTACTGAAGAAAATGAACCGGCCGTACACGGCAGCCGAGTACGAAAATAAAATTTCCTCGATAAAAAAAGAATTTTCCGATGCCGGCGTTACGCTTACCATTACCACCGACGTTATCGTCGGCTTTCCTTCCGAGTCCGACGAGGATTTCAAATCCACCCGTTCGCTGTGCGAAAGAGTCGAGTTTTCCAAACTTCACATCTTCCCTTATTCGGAGCGCCCCGGCACCGCCGCCTCAAAGATGACCCTCCGGCGCGACGCCGCATATCTGCGCGCTCTCGACACGCGAAAAAAAAATCTATTTGAGCTGACCGCCCGCCTCGAAAAAACGGCCCGCGCCGCCTCGGAACGCGAGGCGCACAGAGCCATCGCGCTGGGCCGCGGCTGGGTGCTCACCGAGGACTATCAGTATTACAAAACGGACACTCCCGCGCCCGACGGCATTTTCGATTTTGAACCGCCCCGCATTCCTTGA
- a CDS encoding triose-phosphate isomerase, with protein MRRPIIAGNWKMYKSLAEALDLVENLKLSCSSVADRDVVVCPPFTALAIVSQSIKKSALKLGAQNLHWEKEGAYTGEVSAKMIVDAGCYYVIIGHSERRQYFGETDDTVNKRTKAALAAGLIPIVCVGETLAERESNRAFEVIERQMKGGLAGLSVEDSQKIVAAYEPVWAIGTGKTATPEQAQEIHAFIREKYSALYGGSAASGLRILYGGSVKPDNAANLMRQADIDGALVGGAALKADDFAKIVKY; from the coding sequence ATGAGAAGACCCATAATAGCCGGTAACTGGAAGATGTACAAGTCGCTCGCCGAAGCCCTCGATCTCGTCGAAAATCTTAAATTATCCTGCTCGTCCGTCGCCGACAGAGACGTTGTGGTATGCCCGCCGTTTACGGCTCTTGCCATAGTGTCTCAGTCGATAAAAAAGTCGGCGCTCAAACTGGGCGCGCAGAATCTTCACTGGGAAAAAGAGGGAGCATACACCGGAGAGGTTTCGGCCAAAATGATAGTCGACGCCGGCTGCTATTATGTCATCATAGGACATTCCGAGAGAAGACAGTATTTCGGCGAAACCGACGATACCGTCAATAAAAGAACGAAAGCGGCTCTTGCCGCCGGCCTTATCCCTATTGTTTGCGTGGGCGAAACGCTTGCCGAGCGCGAATCGAATCGCGCGTTCGAGGTCATAGAACGCCAGATGAAAGGCGGCCTCGCGGGTCTTTCCGTCGAAGATTCTCAAAAAATCGTGGCGGCTTACGAACCCGTCTGGGCAATAGGCACCGGCAAAACCGCCACTCCGGAACAGGCGCAGGAAATCCACGCCTTCATCCGCGAAAAATATTCCGCGCTTTACGGCGGCTCGGCGGCGTCGGGTTTAAGAATTCTCTACGGCGGTTCCGTCAAGCCCGATAACGCGGCAAACCTTATGAGACAGGCCGATATCGACGGCGCGCTCGTCGGCGGCGCGGCTCTTAAAGCCGACGATTTCGCCAAAATAGTAAAATACTGA
- a CDS encoding propanediol utilization protein has protein sequence MEEKLVNEITMSLALRQKREKKPVVANVSNRHMHICREDLDKLFGAGYELKIKNKLMQPGEFASEDTLKITGPKGSIDKVRVLGPVRKATQIEISITDSFILGIKAPVRQSGDVKGSAGIKITGPKGDIEIKEGVIAAKRHVHMTPADAAYFEIKDGDILRVKTLGERAVIFENMVARVSDKMALECHIDTDEANAAGLKNGDMAVIL, from the coding sequence ATGGAAGAAAAACTTGTCAACGAAATAACGATGTCGCTGGCTCTGCGTCAGAAGCGCGAAAAGAAACCCGTCGTAGCCAACGTTTCCAACCGGCACATGCACATCTGCCGCGAGGATTTGGATAAATTGTTCGGCGCCGGATACGAACTTAAAATAAAAAATAAACTTATGCAGCCGGGCGAATTTGCCTCGGAAGATACTCTTAAAATCACCGGACCCAAGGGTTCCATCGACAAGGTCAGGGTGCTCGGCCCCGTCAGAAAAGCCACTCAGATAGAAATATCGATAACTGATTCTTTTATTCTCGGAATAAAAGCTCCGGTAAGGCAGTCCGGCGATGTCAAAGGTTCCGCGGGCATAAAAATAACAGGCCCCAAGGGCGACATAGAAATAAAAGAAGGCGTCATCGCCGCCAAAAGGCATGTGCATATGACACCCGCCGACGCCGCTTATTTTGAAATCAAAGACGGCGATATATTGAGAGTTAAAACCCTCGGCGAGCGCGCTGTGATTTTTGAAAATATGGTCGCCAGAGTGTCGGATAAAATGGCTCTGGAATGTCATATCGACACGGACGAAGCCAACGCCGCCGGACTTAAAAACGGCGATATGGCGGTAATTTTGTAG
- a CDS encoding ethanolamine utilization microcompartment protein EutM: MEALGMIETKGLIALIEAADAAVKAANVKLVGWEKIGSGFVTVLFRGEVAACKAACDAGAASAQKVGELVAVHVIPQPAFDLEGKMPISLPETLNRAKK, translated from the coding sequence ATGGAAGCGCTGGGAATGATTGAGACAAAAGGTCTTATCGCGTTAATCGAAGCGGCCGACGCGGCCGTCAAAGCGGCCAACGTAAAACTCGTGGGCTGGGAAAAAATCGGTTCCGGTTTTGTAACAGTTCTTTTCCGCGGAGAAGTTGCGGCCTGCAAAGCGGCCTGCGACGCCGGCGCCGCATCCGCCCAGAAAGTCGGAGAACTCGTAGCCGTGCACGTGATACCGCAGCCCGCCTTCGACTTGGAAGGCAAGATGCCGATATCGCTGCCCGAAACGCTCAACAGAGCAAAAAAGTAA
- a CDS encoding ethanolamine utilization protein EutN → MLFARVIGNVVCTRKDEKLVGTKLLLVQPLDTPAAPGAEDKPKGNPMVAIDAVGAGEGEFVLIVQGSSARQTKRTEGNPVDCTIMAIVDFVEKDGTVVFKKSADK, encoded by the coding sequence ATGCTATTCGCAAGAGTTATAGGCAACGTCGTTTGCACTCGCAAGGACGAAAAGCTCGTCGGCACCAAGCTTCTTCTGGTGCAGCCTCTCGATACTCCCGCCGCGCCGGGCGCCGAGGATAAGCCCAAGGGCAATCCTATGGTGGCCATAGACGCGGTGGGCGCCGGCGAGGGGGAGTTCGTGCTGATAGTCCAGGGATCAAGCGCCCGCCAGACCAAGCGCACCGAGGGCAATCCCGTCGACTGCACCATTATGGCCATAGTCGATTTCGTCGAGAAAGATGGCACGGTTGTCTTTAAAAAAAGCGCGGACAAATAG